One segment of Castanea sativa cultivar Marrone di Chiusa Pesio chromosome 3, ASM4071231v1 DNA contains the following:
- the LOC142627907 gene encoding putative laccase-9, translated as MGSLGQRGSKGEIELRWYQGSFYWSRYKLILMNVRFESKSIIWAEILPVELINFTMKETNYRRLCSTKTVSAVNKNIPLDPPFWFTNGILFVNIHDRGKYGIIIHWHGIQQSRNSWSNGLEKIIKCPVPPNASFTQEIIFFIEEGTLWWHAHSDWSCATIHGAIIILPALGTTYSFPKPYAEETIFPGTTYRLPVNYGRPIYTHNQFHNECRTMFWNC; from the exons ATGGGAAGCTTAGGTCAACGTGGATCAAAAGGTGAAATTGAATTGAGATGGTATCAAGGTTCATTTTATTG GTCAAGATACAAATTGATATTGATGAATGTGAGATTTGAATCTAAATCTATTATTTGggcagagattttaccagttgagctaataaACTTCACT ATGAAGGAGACAAATTACAGAAGACTGTGCAGCACAAAAACTGTGTCAgctgtaaataaaaatattcccCTGGACCCACCATTCTGGTTCACAAATGGGAtactttttgttaatatacATGATCGTGGAAAATATGGAATCATAATCCATTG GCATGGAATCCAACAATCAAGAAATTCATGGTCAAATGGACtagagaaaattataaaatgccCCGTTCCACCTAATGCAAGCTTCACTCAAgagataatatttttcatagaaGAAGGAACTCTATGGTGGCATGCCCATAGTGATTGGTCTTGTGCCACAATACATGGTGCCATTATTATTTTACCCGCTTTGGGAACCACCTATTCGTTTCCTAAGCCTTATGCAGAAGAGACTATTTTTCCTG GAACTACATATCGTCTACCAGTTAACTACGGCAGACCTATCTATACGCATAATCAATTCCATAATGAATGTAGAACAATGTTTTGGAATTGCTAA